AAAATGAGGGGAAAAAGAGATGCGAAATTGGGGGCGAACtttcgttttttggttttcgttttgccTTTCAGAGCAACCCCAGCAGCTGCAGGTGCATGCCGCCACTCGAGATGTTGTTCACCTGTGGCAAGGCAGCGTTTAAAGCCCTCTTTAATGTTCGTTCCCGTGTGTGTCCTTATATCGTTGCAGTGCCCAAGGAGAAGACGCAGGATAGCAGCAATTTGATATACATCTACATTGGCACCTCCGTCTTCAGCGTGCTCATGGTCATCGTTGGCATGGGCCTTCTTCTCTACCGCCGCCGCAAGCAGGCGCACTTTTTCGAGATTCCAACGGTACGTATCTGTGTGATGTTGCCGcgaatacaaattttaattatgccaaATTAAACCCCTTTAGAACGAGGCTGAGATCACGAACTCCTCGCCTTTGCTAAGCAACCGTCCCATTCAGCTGCTGGAACAGAAGGCCTGCGGTAGGTTCGGTGATGTGTGGCAAGCCAAGCTCAACAATCAGGATGTGGCCGTCAAGATCTTCCGCATGCAGGAAAAAGAATCGTGGACCACGGAGCACGATATCTACAAGCTGCCACGCATGCGACACCCGAACATCCTCGAGTTCCTGGGCGTAGAGAAGCACATGGACAAGCCGGAGTATTGGCTGATTTCCACCTACCAGCATAACGGATCGCTGTGCGACTACCTCAAATCGCACACTGTTACCTGGCCGGAACTGTGCCGCATCGCCGAGTCCATGGCCAATGGACTGGCACATTTGCACGAGGAGATTCCGGCCTCAAAGACCGATGGGCTAAAGCCATCGATAGCTCACCGAGACTTCAAGTCCAAGAACGTGCTGCTGAAAAGCGATCTTACCGCATGTATTGCTGACTTTGGGTTGGCCATGATATTCCAGCCGGGCAAGCCCTGCGGCGATACACACGGTCAAGTAGGCACTCGTCGTTATATGGCCCCTGAGGTGCTTGAGGGTGCCATCAATTTCAACAGAGACGCTTTCTTACGTATAGACGTATACGCATGCGGCTTAGTCCTTTGGGAAATGGTGTCACGGTGTGACTTTGCCGGACCCGTCGGCGAGTTCCAGCTGCCTTTTGAGGCCGAGCTGGGCCAGAGGCCGACGCTGGACGAAGTTCAGGAGAGTGTGGTAATGAAGAAGCTGCGTCCTCGTCTGCTGAACTCCTGGCGCGCTCATCCGGTGAGTTTGACTTAAGATAATGCTTTTAGATCGAGAAAATAACTTGTAACTCTTTTACAGGGACTTAATGTATTCTGCGACACAATGGAGGAGTGCTGGGATCACGACGCCGAGGCCCGTCTTAGCTCTTCGTGCGTAATGGAACGCTTTGCGCAGCTGAACAAGTATCCATCAACCCAGTTGCTGATCAAGAACCACACCAACATTGACGACGCCAAGGAATCTACGAATTGCTTATAGAAGCGGTACTAAGCCACAGACCAGTCAACGGCTCTGTGGCTCTGGAAGAAATCAGTTGAAGCTTTTAGCTTAGTAGTGGACAATTGATCGGCGTTGTCGTAAGAAGTTTCGTTTGTAGTTCAATAGTTTGTAGTACCATCATCAGCAGCTATAGGGTGGACTGATTTATAAGAAAAAAAGTCGTTTAAAGAGctactttttctttttaaatcaTAAATCCACCCATTCGATGTTAACCCGCGATCTTAAATCTGTTGGAAAAGAGTCCAAACATACACTAAGCAACGTTGAACAAAGAGCATTAGAAGTGGCGCTATGTGCATAGACGTGGTAGTTACTCATCTGACATTGACTTCATTGACTGATaaccatacatacatagttcTATATAAATCATGCATATAACgtacaatttgttttgcccTCTGGCAGTAGTCTGTGTGCATATGTAAGCTGTTGAAAATTATCGTCAAGCCTTTTAAagtataatattatttgtacGTTATCGAATGCCTTCATATAGTAgtagttttatatttaaagttaatttcactataaattaattaattttaatttactttttagtTGTAACGTTTTTATTTCGCGCTCAAACGTGCATTCGTTTTAAtgttgtattttaaataaaaatacttttaactCCATCCTAACCACctgattttatattattttgtctgttttatttatcattttaaCTATTGTTTTAAAAACGTAGTGCCAACGACCCTCAGAAATCGCGTAAGCATAATAAATGTGTAATTATGTAATTGTATTCTAATTCTACTGGACAGTACAAGCAACACCTGAAGTTTTCAAAGGAAAGTTTCTTTTTAACAAGAATCTAACTTAAGCGCATACacattataaaatataaactataCTCTTTATatacacacaacacacacgtATAGGCATAGGCATACGGAACACATGCAGTCTAGCAGGTTTATATGAAGCACACGCTGCGATTCATCGCCAGCATTAATTCTAAAAATCAAAGTTAATATTTAAACGAAAAGGTATGCACACACTGTAAGAAAGTTAGAGGTAACACAATGAGTAAGTATGTTAAACATTGTTAAACGGATAGTCTTATAATGTCTTATAATGTTAGCCAAACCAGATGTATGTCGATCGATAGTTATTTAAGAGAGTCTTGGCAAAATGTATTATCTTTCGGGTTATTTGAAACTTTTTTGCGCATCAATGGCTAAGCATCTGAAATACTTCTGGATTATCAGTTAAGATATCAACTAAACACGATACACAACacagaacaaaacaaaacaaacaaagcttCATTACCTGATTTTTTTGAGCAacttacaaacaaaaatagtttattacgcaaaaacaaaacaaaacaaaacaacataAACTTAATAATAGAACGAATTTTGTTATgctgtatttaatttgtatagtTTCCATTGGTGCTGAAACATCATTACGACgaaaataatgataatgaaGATAATAAGAAACGGATTCAAAAACAAGCAGTATTTAAAGAGCgaaggaaaaatgaaatatttaatcaaaagTAGTTTGTTACATATCAGATTGCTAAATGGGATAGTGGAAGATAATATTAATAGATTATTTCAAAACAATGCGCAGTGAAATTTTTATAGCATTATACAAGGCAATACGAAGCCAACAGCAATTttggtatattttttaatgcatttcataagtaaaagaaaaacgaGTTTATAAACAgtaaattcataaaaaaatctttttaaaacACCCCATTTTCAAATATCATCAGCAAAGTTTTATAAAAACCAATATGCGAAAAACATATACGAGATGATGGCAAATCATGTTAAGACGTTTACGATTATAAAAAAAGATCTTTGATAATAAcggatttaaaataaaaatgcaactgTTTGATAAACAAATCGTCACCGGTTCTTCCTTAATAAAAAACGATTCTCTTCCAGCTTTCTTGCCACTTTTATTACAATTGTCTTCCGTAAACATTCAGACCTTCTGGATTATATAGTTCAACAATACAGTTAGGAAAACTTAGCCAAGAGCTACACATATCagatacaaatatttatatgaataatattaaatataaggTTTATTTTTAGGGGGGGGAGTTTTTAGAGTTATGTCCCTGATTAACTTATACAACAGAATCGAACGAATATATAGACTCTAGTACAGGCTTAATTGATACAAAATATATCTATGTACAATCTTCTACGTAGTTTGTGACTTTGGACCATTTCAGTTGTAGTTCTACGATCGTTCGTTCCTCCTCTGTCTGTTTTATAGACTTATCAGACTTATCCTTGGCTCTGTAACTCGCTTTCAATATCCTGGGGAAAAATCGATCTCtatcaaatgcaaaaatttaaaGCATTCCGAGTCCTGTGCGTTCTGAATGGGTGTCTTACTAAAATATATGCTTGTAAATCTATGTAAATCTATGTATATTGATTCGGCTTCGCGTTCCGTGTGAGTGTATAATCACCACCTAATCTTTAGCCATGTTCAGCTTACTGTATTGAGTATATCTTTATTGGGCTCTGTGGCTATATCTAGGCTAAACATGTACAATACGTAGTATAAATAGGTATTgatgtatataatataagtaCTTATTGAGTTTGTACGATATGTTTGTCCTAGGGAGAAAACTTTGCAAGtgaagatacaagatacaagatacgaGATACGAGAGTATGCAGTTTAGGGACGGTTTCTAGGTTCGTAAAGCGATCGCACTAGTGGAAAAACTAGCCGGGCAAAGGGTGGAGTGTGTTTATATAGTTATACAAGAATATATAGATGCCCCTGTGCAGCAGATAAGAAATCAAACATCATCATGCCGTTACAAATCGCCAGCATTAAACACACCAACATAAATTCTGCACAGTGTTGGATTGAGTATATATGGAGTTAGTAGGTCTCATCTGACCCACCACCGGATACGCCGCACTTGGAGCGCAGGATGGCCGCCAGGCGTTGGGTGAGCGGTTCTGTCGGGGATTCTGAGTCGCTGCAGGAGGCGGAGGGAATTTTGTTGCCTGAAACGAACAAATGTGCGAGGTTAATACACGGAAATTGCGTTTAATCACTCATTTACCATTGCTCACGTCCAGGTCCGCAGCTGTGTTATCCTTCAGGCCAAAGTTAAGGCTTACGGGCACTAtgtcgtcctcctcctccagaaGCAAACTGGAGTAGGAATGTGTGGTGTTGTCGCTGCGGCCTCCTCCGCCGCTCGATGAATTCCTTGAGGATCCAGAATCGTTGTGGGAATGGGAGTGCGAGTGGGTATGGGCATGGGAATGGTGGGCGTGAACTGCCAGAGCAGCTGCATCCTGACCTGCATCGTCGATGGGCAAATCGAAGTCAtcgccactgctgctgctctcctCCTCGCCATCCATCACATCCACGTTGTCAATCTCATCATCGCCCCATCCATTATCCTCCTCCTCGGAacaattgttgctgctctcgctgccatcgccatcgccatctgcatccacatccccatccccgTCTGCATCTCCAGCTTCGTCCCCGTCCCCGTCCACATCCGCCTCCACATCCGATGCATGCAGATCCAGAGCCAAGTCGGGCGATGAAGATTTATTGTAGTTCTCATCGCTGTCGCTGGATGTGGCCACTGGGGCAACGAGATAAGTATTAATTGACTGACCGACCACGCTGTTCATCTCCTCACTTACCTGCCCGCAACTTATCCAGGATGAGGGGGTAGAACTCTTTGGCCGTCGCGTTGTCGGGTTCGTATTGCAGAACTGCATTGGGAAAGTTTTATCAAAGGGTgttaaagcatttaaaaatgataTACATACAAATTAAATCAGTTTAAGTTGATTCAATTTTAAGCATTAAACAAGTTCTTAAACACTTAATGAAAACATATTCTTAAGAAATCATTCAGTTTTCAGTAAGAAAAGCTTTTGgaaacacaaataataaacattcGATGAAATCAGAAggcactttatttatttgaggTAATTTCTCTGTCATATCCGAACAAAAAAGGGATAAATGCAGCTCTCGGATGCACAACGACATACTTTCAAAGCTGATTTTGTATTCTACTCACTCAATTTGCAATATTTCAATGCCTTTTTGTAGTCCTTCAGCATCACGGCGGACAGGAACTGCAGGAGAATTAAGAAACGCACAATATAATACGGTGCATTGCACAATACACGTTTACGGGAATGACAACAAATCCTTTTGAAATTCTCATAACATCTCAACAACAAAGGACTTGCATATCTACACCCTCCGCTCGATCTACTGGCCCACTTTGTGGGTAGGACAAAAAAGTTGACTCTGCTGAAAGTTGAATGCGCTCGAAAGCAATTTATTAGCAATCAATAAGCTGGCCAAGTGCGCTCGGTGCCGTAATCCTGCCGAAAGGACTTTAACTTAAATCCGCAATCCCCGCTGACAGCacagcaatttgcatttgcataagttCCTCTCAAGGATCCGCATTGTTTTTGGCGTCGAGCAACAAATGGGAACTGTGCCACGCTTAGATAAAGATAATGAGTGAATTCTATTGTATGTTTTTTAgggaaatgattttgttggCCACGCATAAGCATCAAAggataaaaatatatggtAATTATTGTGTAATGACtactttgaaatttaaaaatatcaaatatttttcaaaaatatgaattatCTTTCGTGTAAAACACCCACTGGTCatccatttaattattaatagcTAAAATAGCTGCCACCCTTATGCATAATCACCCTTAAAAACTCGCTGGTGCGGAAGTGGAAACTAAAACTTTGGCTGTTTGTATAGAACCTTAAGCTGGCTCACTTGGTGGCAAGTTTAGAAGGACTTGGTTGGCCTGAAATGCTTTTACCTCGGCCAGAAACTCAGTGGGCGCGGATACGCTCTCGTCGGCATCTGTGTACTCGGACAGGCTTTGGCTGAGGTCCTCGCTGGAAGCGGAAGTGGGCAGACCGGAAGCGGAAGCCGCGGCTGCGGCGGCAGCTCCGTTCATTATGTTTATGTTGTTAGCTGTGGCCATCAGGGCTGCACCTGctccagttgctgctgttgctgttgtggccGAGGTGGTGGCAGGAGCACCTGCCCCGTTTAGGCCATTATCGTTGTCCATGTGgccattgctgctgttgggccTAACCGCATAGACGCCATTGCCATTCGACTTGTCCATGTAGAGGAGCTGCAAAAAGTGATTTAGATGCATGCCCTTGGGTACTCAGCTCTTCCCAAAATACTCACGTTTGACATGATCTCCGatagaaatttcaaaattgtgcAATCTTCAGTTTACCATTTTCATTGCCTTGTCTgaaatggcaattaaaagaagtgtataaatttgaatttcaattgatCTAGATCGAAAGAGACCGCAGTGCAGCAGAGCTATCGATTTCGATGCTTATCCGTAATTGGATTGCCCCACCTTCGACCTTCAGTTTCTGTGCAAGTTGGTAAGAAAAAGCAGGCAACAAAGAGCGTTGGAAATTCGTTAAATGTCAAATGCTAATTTCACTTCCGGCGGATGAGCGCAGACATTCGCAATCCAGCTAACCGTAAAGATAAATTTAGCTCAACTGCACTGTATGAAAATGTagtataatttttaaaatctgAACTAAAGCTcttgttattttaataaagtcCAATTTATGGCCCTTGCTTAGAGTTCTTAATATGGttgtaataataaatatattttaaatttttggaAGCGAAATACGAAACTTTCCTTAAAAGTAGAAACTTTACCCTAAAATAATACTATgctaatacatttttttttaaatttatatataattctattctattctatattcacatatttatattagAGCTTGTATCTTTTCCGCCAGTGCACAATTTACACAAGAAGCGAAATTCAATGAAGCGGTTGATGGAGGTTTTTAGGGGGAATATCGCCGgcggcttttctttttggccaactaGTTGAATAGGCCAACTCGACACGCGAACATACGGATATTTGCCGGCTGCGAAAGCCAAGTGCGAAGAGGGCAAATGAGCGGAATTGTTGGCGTTCTTTGCTGGGAACGGGCCTTTAATTGGCGAGCGACATGCACCACGCCTCGAGGTATGCAATGAATTTTTCGGTTATTTATGCAGCATTTGCAGACAGCCATCGAAGTGCaagtgtgcatgtgtgtgtgtgagtttctCTGTGTGCGTGGGTATCTTTGTGTACATGTGTGTGGTTCGGCTGTCTGCCGGCTTTCAATAATTGAAAGCGCTCGCAGTCAAGGACTTGAGGGTCGTCACTAGaaacaataaatttgcttTAATGCTCGACAGGCGAATAATTTACTTATGAGGCTCTGGTTTCTGTGGTGCACagataaaataaacaattgcaaatttaaGAAAACACCCAacaactattattattaatatgaaTACACATGCTTAATAGTTCGAACGAATCATAAAGCTTCAACTCTAATATCttacttattttataaattatatacgAAAGCATagtttgtaaataattttccagcaagaaaaatgttttttcctGTGTACATTTCTTTTGGCTGTAAAATCAATACCCgtaattgaaataataataaccatCTTGCGACGTGCTGAAGCCAAAACTGAACGGAGATGGCTTTCGCTGCTCACTGCTTGTTTACTGCTCCAAATGGCccttaattgtattttatacCCAATGCATTGAATCCTAATTGCTGGCTACCCGTCTCTGTCACCCGGTGACGTgctttctctttctgtctttgcaaaCAATAcgtcactcagtcagtcagtcaattgTCTGCGATTTGTTTACTCGTCGGTTGATCCTTTCTGGCATTTCCAAATGTCAGACATGTCTGGCGCATCCTGTCACGCAAACTCAATCGCAGGACTGCAGCCATATTCGCAAATGGTATATCTGTAttttttgctaattttcaGCCCAGACTTTTACAAGGTTGCGAAAAAAGACATGTTGCTCGTTGGGGGAAACTATTTTggaaaaagcttttaaaagtACTTTGCGACTACTCACCATGTGCCACCATTCTCATGACAGCTTTAGTTTTCCTCTTTTACAGAAAAAAACCCCTTACTTTTCCGGTCTAAAGCACTAACTTATTTATTGGAGCTCAATTAACACGAGTggaaaaactaatttcaaaacaagttttcTTCACAGTAACTCAGCGTTTCGAAACTTCTTAAAGCTGTTATAAACTAAAGTTTCGCATGTGTTAGTTTCCAGATTTCCAGCCATTCAAACCAACTAAAGAAACAAGGAAACCTTTCTAGCGTTTATATGAAATGTTCTATGATTATTaatgtattatatttaaagcTGACAATTTGGTGCGTAATTTATCGCCATCTATAAATTATTGTCATTATGCTATCGACAAATTAAATCTATAATGATGGCCGTCTAAATGGTTCAATTAGTTTTCCGTTAGCCGCAATTTGTGTGATTCTAAGAGCAGCTGCCCATTTGTCGGTACTTTAAGTGACGTGGTAAGAAATTTAATAGGAAAACTTTGTCTACGATGAGATCAGAAACAGGTGCTGGCTACGTACtcaaatcattttcatttgcataattaaaatgtctgcgggcaaattgaatttccatCACAGAGCTGGCCGTACCTGACTTTAACCGGCAACCAACCCCTTTGGTTTGGGCCAATTCTAAAGTCGGCGAACCGGAAAGTTATGTATGTGAGGCACATGTGCCACATAGTgagtgtatgtatgtatgtacatatgtatgttgcAAATGCGTCATGGGGTCAGATGGCGGCCACAGTGCAGTAAAATTGCATAAAAAGCCATTGCCGTTACTGCAATTCGGTTGTCCAGTTTGAAAATGCGCCGAATAATTTATAACAAACACTTAAATGCGACTGCGATACCAATCCCCAGCTAGGCCCATTCGAATGTTTGCCAAATTGCCGGCCTGTTGGGGCTTATTTGAGCCAAAACAACATGCAATATGTAGTCAAAGTCCCATCGCCTGCCAACAACTAACTAACCGAGCAACCGAAGGAGCTGACACCACCGAACCCAAGGTCCTTGCCACTGGCCAGTCACAACACAAGCCGTTAATGAGTTCTCcgtttaatacattttttagcCGGCAAATAGTGCCATCTGGCCAGGCCCATAGATGCAGAGGAAAAAACTTTATGTATCAACACTTTTTGCAGAACTAAACTTTTTATTTCGGTATATTTCATCTTAAGCAACGAAACTACCACAATGTTACTCTCACATATGCTATCCATTCAGATTTGTAGGGAGTAAGTTACAAAATCGAAGAGCTAGTCTTTGTAGCAATTAGTAAATTGGTGACTTTGTTGTTTAAAAATTCTGTCTAAAGAGAATGGAAATAATTTCAAGCTTACAAATGTGCTGTTTTTGTACTCTGAGTACCTCAAGAACAAAGTTGGTTTTTCGTCGCCTGGCAAAATGTTGTCAATAAAAGTCGAATTTATGATAGAGTATAAATATGCTTGTGTGACAGCACAGGCAAACGACTTAGCAAACTGTAATAACCAttctttgtaaatattttcttccTTTGGCTGAAAGCGTCCA
This genomic stretch from Drosophila yakuba strain Tai18E2 chromosome 3R, Prin_Dyak_Tai18E2_2.1, whole genome shotgun sequence harbors:
- the LOC6537289 gene encoding putative surface protein SACOL0050; the protein is MSNLLYMDKSNGNGVYAVRPNSSNGHMDNDNGLNGAGAPATTSATTATAATGAGAALMATANNINIMNGAAAAAAASASGLPTSASSEDLSQSLSEYTDADESVSAPTEFLAEFLSAVMLKDYKKALKYCKLILQYEPDNATAKEFYPLILDKLRAVATSSDSDENYNKSSSPDLALDLHASDVEADVDGDGDEAGDADGDGDVDADGDGDGSESSNNCSEEEDNGWGDDEIDNVDVMDGEEESSSSGDDFDLPIDDAGQDAAALAVHAHHSHAHTHSHSHSHNDSGSSRNSSSGGGGRSDNTTHSYSSLLLEEEDDIVPVSLNFGLKDNTAADLDVSNGNKIPSASCSDSESPTEPLTQRLAAILRSKCGVSGGGSDETY
- the LOC6537288 gene encoding activin receptor type-2B; the protein is MSKYDLLYLTAQLTLVCCLIGIHGSILPGGHGVIECEHFDEKMCNTTQECVTRIEHCKMEADKFPSCYVLWSVNETTGALRIKMKGCFTDMHECNQTECVTSAEPRQGNINYCCCKGSRCNSNQKYIKSTTEATTQVPKEKTQDSSNLIYIYIGTSVFSVLMVIVGMGLLLYRRRKQAHFFEIPTNEAEITNSSPLLSNRPIQLLEQKACGRFGDVWQAKLNNQDVAVKIFRMQEKESWTTEHDIYKLPRMRHPNILEFLGVEKHMDKPEYWLISTYQHNGSLCDYLKSHTVTWPELCRIAESMANGLAHLHEEIPASKTDGLKPSIAHRDFKSKNVLLKSDLTACIADFGLAMIFQPGKPCGDTHGQVGTRRYMAPEVLEGAINFNRDAFLRIDVYACGLVLWEMVSRCDFAGPVGEFQLPFEAELGQRPTLDEVQESVVMKKLRPRLLNSWRAHPGLNVFCDTMEECWDHDAEARLSSSCVMERFAQLNKYPSTQLLIKNHTNIDDAKESTNCL